The DNA segment ctactaaatactcatccaaatcattaatataaatgacaaataacagtggacccagcaccgatccctgaggcacaccgctggtcacaggcctccagtttgaaaacgctctacaaccactctctatcttctgtcatcaagccaattttgtatccatttggctacctcactctggatcccgtgagatttaaccttatgcaacaacttaccatgtggtaccttgtcaaaggccttgctaaagtccatgtagacaaaatcaactgcactgccctcatctaccttcttggttaccccttcaaaaagctcaatcaaatttgtgagacatgattttccactcacaaagccatgctgactgtccctaatcagtccttgcgtttctaaatgcctgtagatcctgtctctcaaaataccttctgacaacttacccaccacagatgtgaggatcaccggcctgtagttctcaggcttttccctgcagcctttcttaaataaaggcataacatttgccaccttccaacctGACctttgactatcgatgattcaaataactctgctaggggacccgcaatttcctccctcacctcccgcaatgtcctgggatacacttcatcaggtcctggggatttatctaccttgatgcactttaagacttccagcacctccttctctgttatatgtacactcctcaagacatcattatttatttccctaagttccttaacatccatgcttttctcaacagtgaatactgatgagaaatattcatttagaatctcacccatctcttgtggatccgtacatagatgaccttgttgattcttaagagaTTCTACTTTCTCCCTAGTtacccttttgccctttatgtatttgcagaagctctttggattctcctttgccttatctgccaaaacaatcttgtttcccctttttgccctcctgatttctctcttaactctactcctacacccgctatactcttcaagggatccacttgatcgcAACTGTCAATGCATGTTAtatgtctccttcttcttcttgaccaggtccTCAATATCCTTAGTCACCCagtgttccctacttctaccagccttgcccttcactctaagaggaatgtgcttaccctgaaccctggttaacacaattttgaaagcctcccatttaccagacgtcctatcattctccatagctatcttaaaactaatagaattatggtcactggtcccaaagtgatccctcactaacacttctgtcacctgcccttccttatttcccaagaggaggtctagttttgccccctctctagtcaggccatctacatactgaatgagaaattcctcctgaatacactcaacaaatttgtcTCCATCCAAgcttctaatactatggctgtcccagtcaatgttgggaaagttaaaatcccctactattaccatcctatttttcttggagctatctgtaatctccttacatatttgctcctcaatttcctgccgactattttggggcctatagtacaaccctatcaaagtgatttcccccttcttatttctcagttctacccatatagactcagtgggcgaaccctcggatatatctccTCTCAATACGGCCATGatattttccttaatcaaaagtgcaactccccctcatctcttacctcctgttctatctttccaatagcatttgtaccctggaacattgagctgccagtcctgtcctttccttagccatgtttcagtaattgctataatatcccattcccatgtacccatccatgccctgagttcatctgtcttgcccgtcaggcctcttgcgttgaaataaatgcagtttaatctggacttcccttgctctctgttttgcttttgcctgatctctagtactaggattactgacactgcctttactctttaatgtgctctctttaacttcagtgctgccctcaaccttctcttctgtctccctactgctttgggtcctaaGACCTTGGTCTTGTATATACCAAATGACTGAGATCCACAGCTCTTTGCGatagagaattgcaaagattgaCAATCCTTAGAATGAAGGAATGTGTCCTCGTCTGAGTCCTGCATAGCTGTCTCCTTATCCTGGGACTTTGACTcatagttctagactctccaaccAGGGGGCATTTAGGTGAACCATTAAATGTTCTCTTTACCTTGCCAGTGTACTGAAGTTTTTAATAATTCATGTTTGCAAGATGAAATGTTGAAAAATTCTAATGTCAAATGTAAGAAAATAAAGTTAAAGGAGCCTGCCTTAGGGCTTTGTGATTCATCTAGCAGCTTTCGAAAAAGTAATTTAGTAGTTAAATTTGAATTTGTATGCGAATCAATCTCTTTAATAACATTAAGTCTGTCATGGGAATGTGTTAGTGTCTTGGATGTTAATTGGGTGATTGAACATCCAAATTATTTTCTTTGAACGGCTGGCTGACTTTGAATTCAGCTCGGATATTCCCTGTTCTTGGCAGTGAGCAGACTTGGCAGTGAGCAGAGGATGGAACACATGTGGCTCATTGAGTATTTAAAAAAGAGAACATGGGGTTCACTTTCTAAGGGGGCTGGGGAGGAGTGGCTCCTGTACACGGGTCTCTGGGAagcaaaggcctgggaacccaaGATATGCCAATATTGACATAGTTGCCTGCCAGTCTCATGTAAACAAGgtgcacacacactaaccccacaAACACCAGGGAGTGGTGGTGGCTGGGGAGAGGGGGCACACAGTGGAAGCTGCCATGGTgacatttgaacccatgtccccagagcattaacctggacctcaggattacttgtccagtgacagtaccatgaCACTACTGGTTGTGTTGGTCAGATAGGCTGATTAGTGGCAAATGGCATTCAatccggataagtgtgaggtgatgcacttgggcaggacaaacaaggcaagggaatacatgatgaacagCATGGGAAGAACCAGAGGGACCTTGATGTCCATGTAGACTGGTGTCTTATTGTAGCAGCACAGGTAGATAAAGtcatttttcacccaaagggtggtgggagtctggaactgactgcctgaaaggatggtggtggCAGAGACCTTCTTAACATTGAACAagcatttagatgtgcacttgcgatgccaaggcgtacaaggctatgggccaagtgcaggaaaatgggttagaatagttaggtggtttgtctttgaccggtgcagagggtcttttctgtgctgtataactaTATGACTCTATGGCTACCATCTTCCCCATATGGTCTTGCATCTCCTGCATTTTCCATCCATTCAAATTAACACTAAGAATATTCAGCGAGAACACATTCATCCCTGTAATTTAATTTATGTCATTGCGCCTTgcttagaatttacagcacagaaacatatGGTCCACACAAATCTCCTCCTACTTAACTTCGCCTCACCCTATCAACATATACTATTCCATTTTCTCTCATGTATTTGTCTAATTTCCCTTTTAATGCTTTTCATggtaaatttattttttattgtatatataaatgaaGCAAATGCAAATGTTTATGTCTTAACAGAAAAATAATTCCTGGTGGCTAATGGAAAGCACGTCTCAACATTTTGGAGACAATATGGTGAATGTGGTTGGTAAAGAATGTCCAGACACACATGCATCCTTTCAGTTAGACAAGAGGGATCCAGGAGCAGCTGCCTGTCAGGGCTATCCGAGTTTTGCACGACAACATCAGGTGTTGGCACAACAGAACTTCTCAGTTAACCAGGGATTCCCAGGGCTAGTCAAGACGTTGGCCTCATTGGGAGAAAGACTCAGTTCAGTCCAGGATAAGACAGCTGGGAAGAAGGATAACCATCTCAAAAGGAAAAGGGCCGTGACAGAACAAAGTGTAAAGAAGCTAGAAAACATGTTGACGCTGAAACAACCAGTGGTGAACACTGTGTTAGACGATGGCCAGAGCCACAGCACCAAAGGGAAGGAGAAGTCAACACCAAAGCCACAAATTTGTGATCTCTTCATTCTAGACAGTAAACAAAGGTCTAAGGTGCTGGAAGAGATATCTCATGCATCAGTTATTGTTTTAACTATGGTGTATCAAGATGGATCTTCTCAGCTTACTGCAGTAAAGGATCAGGTGAGTGAATAGTGTGTGTTTTTAATTACATCAATTAATGGCTGGGAAATTGAGTGGTAGGTGACAGAAAGTAGGGATAATGGGTAGGTGCtcaaattggcaggatgtgactagtggtgtcccaaAAGGACCTGCGTTGGGGCTTCAATTTTTCACGTTATTTATTAACGACTTGGATAATGGCCTAGAAAGTTATAtatttaaatttgctgatgacaaaaagTTAGGTGGCATTGTAGACAGTGTAGATgatagcataaaattacaaagggatactttggtttgatttggtttattattgtcacgtgtattagtttacagatgaccctttgtcaaagctataaggcatagaaagtggaaaatatttatactgcagggtgagggaatgaaagatgggtcatagccacagaaaccaggggaaaagactgataATGGCAgctcatagagagaataaagggtgtgatttgggggggggggggggggggggatggatgggacagtggtaaaatttagaaaaagggaagcaaagggggagaaaagggaagggggataaagaaGAGGGAAAGACTGGGGGGAAGAaagatgaagaaagacaataaagaaataaaaggaagagaacagtaaaaaattaaataaaatagaatgaaaacaaagggtctttgacaaagggtcgtctggactcgaaacgtcagctcttttctctccttacagatgctccaggcctgctgagattttccagcgttttctcttttggtttcagattccagcatctgcagtaatttgctttttttcaccagaacattagctgagtttctggattaatagcctagtgacaatatcactgggccatcgcctccccactgcTAGTAGAATCATTAATTCATTTATTCTGTCAAAAACCTCCATAATTCTGAATACCTCTCCCCTTAACATTTTCAAAAGAGCTTCTCCAGTCTTTCCACATAATAGAAGCTCTTCAAGCCTGGTGCTATTCCTGTAAGCCTCCTCTGTGGCCTCTCGAACTGATGTTCTCAGTGAGGATTCAGAGGAATGGCACGGCACTAATCTGAATATCTCAAATATCTGGTGAacataaacttttttttatttctcCACAGAGGATTGTCACGTATGCACCTCAGTCCAACAGtgtctcgattttaaaattctcacctacatgtttaaatccctccagcttcacccctccctatctctgtaacctgcttcaGTCCTATAACCCTTTGAGAGTCCTGGCCACCTCCAGTTTAGGCTTCAAAAcaaactactgcggatgctggaatctgaaacaaaatcataaaatgctagaaaatctcagcaggtctgacagcatctgtggatctgtggatagagaatagagccaaagttctgagactggatgacctttcatcagagctctgacaaagggtcatccagtctcgaaacgttggctctattctctctccacagatgctgtcagacctgctgagattttccagcatttctaatTTAGGCTTCTTGCGttctctgattttaatcacttcaccattggtggccatgccctcAGTTGTCTCAGCACTAAGCTCtggtattccctccctaaatctctcagcCTCTCTACTTTGCCTCCcagctttaagacattccttaagatGTGCCCCTTTGACCAAAGTGCATTGAAACATTGGAACAGGCTGAGATTAGAGTGAGCAGGATGATTCCAAGCATCAGGAGACTGATGATGAGGAATTGCTGAAGATGACTTTCAATGGAATAGAAGGCTGAAGAAAGACATGGTACTGGTCTTCAAAAAAATAACCAAAGATGTTGCTGAGGTGGAAGTAAATACAATATTTAACAGACAATGGCATAAGGGGACAACATTCAGCAGCCTTGAGCAAGATAAGTTCCTACAGGAGAATGGATTTCCAGAATGAGAATTGGTTCACGGAAATTGGCATTTTGAAATCAGTTGGACTAATTGCTATTGTGCAGATGGACTTGGGTATCAGAGAGTTATCACATTTTCAGAGAGTTAGGGGGTAAGGTTCTATATGATCTTTAAAGTAGTTGAACATCAGGTGGTATGGCTGGGAAGTACACAGTAGGATAATTATATGGGCGTAGATAGAGCAACTTTCTTGAGACAAAGTGCCAttttcttagaaccatagaaccatagaaaattactgctcagaaacaggccttttggcccttcttgtctgtgccgaaccattttttgccgagtcccactgacctgcacttggaccatatccccatatccctcatggatgagaggggtgtggagggatatggggtaaaccttatttacatccttcctgtaactaggtaaccaaaactgtacacaatactccaaattcggcctcaccaatgccttatataaccttaccataacactccaacttttatactcgatactccgatttataaaggccaatgtaccaaaggcacactttacgaccctatccacctgtgacgtcacttttagggaattttgtacctgtattcccagatccctctgttcaactgcactcttcagagtcctaccatttaccctgtacgttctactttggtttgtccttccaatgtgcaatatctcacacttgtctgcgttaaattccatttgccatttttcagcccatttttctagttggtccaaatccctcggcaagctttgaaaaccttcctcactgtccactacacctccaatctttgtatcatcagcaaacttgctgatccaattgaccacattatcatccagatcattgatatagatgacaaacaacaatggacccaacaccgatccctgcggcacaccacgagccacaggcctccactcagagaagcaatcctccacaaccactctctggcttcttccattgagccagtgtctaatccaatttactacctcctcatgtatacctagcgattgaaccttcttaactaacctcccatgagggaccttgtcaaaggccttgctgaaatccaggtagacaacatccaccgccttcccttcatccactttcctggtaacctcctcgaaaaactctaatagattggtcaaacatgacctaccacgaacaaagccatgttgactctccctaataagtccctgtctatccaaatatttgtagatcctatcccttatcacaccttccaataacttgcccgccaccgacgtcaaacttactggcctaaaatttcccggatttcttttggaaccttttttaaacaacggaacaacatgagccaccctccaatcatccggcacctcccccgtgaatgctgacattttaaatatgtctgccagggcccttgcaagttcaacactagcttccctcaaggtccgtgggaataccctgtccggtcctggggatttatccactctgatttgcctcaagacagcgagcacctcctcccctttaatctgtaaaggttccatgacctccctacctgtttgccctatttccgtagactccatgcccgtttcctcagtaaatacggatgcaaaaaaaaaccatttagtatctcccccatctcttttggttccatacacagtctaccactctggtcttcaagaggaccaattttatccctcactatccttttgctcctaacatacctatagaagctctttggattttccttcactctgtctgccaaggcaacctcatgtcttcttttagccctcctgatttccctcttaagtagcttcttgcactttttatactcctcgagcatctgatctgttccttgctgcctgtacatttcatacaactctctcttcctcttaatcagtgttacaatctccctcgagaaccaaggttccttattcctatttactttgcctttaatcctgacaggaacatacaaactctgcactctcaaaatttctcctttgaaggcctcccactttccatttacatccttaccagagaacagcctgtgccaatccacacttcccagatcccttctcatttcatcaaatttggcctttttccagttcagaacttcaacccgaggaccagatctatccttatccatgatcaggttgaaactaatggcattatgatcactggatccaaaatgttccctcacactcacatccatcacctgccctaactcattccccaataggagatccaatatcgcatcctctctagttggcacctctatatactgatgtagaaaattctcctgaacacattttacaaactctaccgcgtctaaacctttaacagtatgcgagtcccaatctatatgtggaaaattaaaatcccctactatcacaactttgtgtttcttgcagttgtcagctatctctccgctgatttgctcctccaattctcgctgactattgggtggtctataatacaagcccattaatgtggtcatacctttcctgtttctcagctccacccatagggcctctgtagacaagctccctaatctatcctgcctgagtaccgctgtaacattttccctgaccaacaatgccactcccccaccttttatccctctgcctctatcccgcctgaaacattggaaccctggaacattgagctgccagtcctgcccctcctgtagccaagtttcactaatggctataatgtcatatttccatgtgtctatccacgccttcagctcatctgccttccccacaatactcctggcattgaaatagacacacctcaaaagattatttccaccacactctacccttccatttgtgattttgcttgaactaacctgtctttttacccctgctccactctctgctctggcactctggttcccatccccctgcaaatctagtttaaacgctccccaataacactagcaaatctccctgcaagtatattggtccccttgtagtttaggtgtaacccgtctctcttgtacaggtcccacctgccccagaagaggtcccaatgatccaagaattggaaaccctgccccctgcaccagttcctcagccacgtgttcatctgcccaagcatcctactcctgccctcactggcatgtggctcaggtagcaatcctgataTTAccaccctcggggtcctgctttttaacttccttccaagctctttgtactcactctttaggacctcctcactcttccttcctacgtcatttgtaccgatgtgtaccacgacatctggctgatcaccttcccactttagaatgctgtgcacgcgatcagagacatcgctgaccttggcacctgggaggcaacaaaccatgcgggagtctctgtcccgaccacagaacctcctgtccgtacctctgaccatgtTTTGGATTTTCTTTATGTAAGCAAACATTTAAGGTGTATCCATAAACAACTCACTTCACTGTTTTGTCCTCCGCAGGAGTCTACCTCTTTGGTCAGTGGTTTCCTTGTGTTGCTAATGAATCAGTTGGATGGCCCACACTCTATCACGCGTACTGAAAGATCGGCTATAGAAAATATCCTTCACAAATCAGACACAGCTAGCAGGTACTTCCACCTAAAACTGAAGCAGAATCCCACCTGGTTGCAACAAGGGCAAAGCTACAGGGAATTTACCAGGTGAGAACGGACATAAATTTAGGATGAATTTAAGAGTTCTCTGCACAAGAGCCTTTGTGAGTGAGGAATGTATTTTGGGAATTCAGGCAGtctggtagatgccagtgttgtagctgtttgACTAGgggagcataagtcttcagtatTTGTTCtggaattctggagcacaagtcttcaatactattgctggaatattgtcagggcccatagcctttgcaatatccagtgtcttcagctgtttcttgatagtacaaggagtgaattggattggctgaagactaacatctgtgatgctgggacctcaggaggaggctgagatggatcatccactctgcaCTTCTGGATGAATCTAGTTGCAAGCACCTTGAGCAGAATTTTCTCATGTCCCTGCCGGCAGGTTCAGTAGTGGATGTGGAGGGGAGAATTCAACAGGAAATCAGTTTCATACCAGTATGAATTTTACGTGGGATCTTCCGCTGGTGCCCACCATGATGGATCAGGAAACCcgcaggaggccggcagtgaaaCTGAATTACATCCCGCTAATAGGATGCAGATGAAGTCCAGACCAGAATTTTCCCCCCGTCCACCCCCTTCTCCACACTCCCGATTCCCCACACCagcagaaaaacacatctggaacaatGTGCCATGTAGGAGTTGGGACTCACCTACACAATGCCTGGGTCTGTGTCTGGAGTTCGCGATGGAGGCTGCCAGAAACCCTAGAACATCactgcagtgggtggggggagcatctaTCAGGTGGATCTTGTAGCTTCAAAGAGATCATCCAGCCTAAGAATGTTCCTGGGTATGTATCTTCTTTTTTCTCAGAGGTaattcttctttcttcaatggtggttCATTGGTGTTGATtgtcttttcaatatggcacccagatatacTGCCGGGACTCGCGCTATCATGCCCGCTCTTCCATGGAATATGATGCGAAACCCccagtgcataattaatgaggtcagggtcGGAATATATGGTGTGGTTTTCCGCTGACCTCTGCAGTGGGAAATACGCATTGTTTCTGGCCCCGCCACGGGACTCAGtcgcagatgggagaattccatccttgTTTTTTGCACTAGCGTGCTGGGCTCTTCCACTGttgaggacttttttctttgttctctcatGGAATGTGGCATTGCTGGCACAGCCAGCACTTGTTGTCTGTTcctcattgtccttgaactgagtgacttgctaggccatttcagagaagagttcagagtcaactacattgttgtggatccggagtcacatgtaggccagaccgggtaaggatggcagatttccttccctaaaggacatcaatgaaccagatgcgtttttaaaagacaatcaatGATATTTTTATGGTTACTATCATTGAGACTAACTTTAAATTCAAGATTTTATTAAGCAAATTTAAATTGTACCCAAATTTGAATTTGGGGGCTTATGGATTACAGttgagtgacattaccactatgccactatagATAGGGGTATAATGTGGAGATTCCCCCTCCAGCTAGTTCTTTAatcatccaccaccattcatgcctagatgtggcaggactgcagagatcTTCTGGGATAAATTGCACTGTTTAGTATACATGTAGTCCGGTGTTGTATTTTCAGCAAGTAGAATGGTGAAGAAAGCtcatggactgaatgacctactcccgcTGCTATTTCTTCTTATAGCATCAAAGTTGCCCCATTTTGTAAAGACATTGCATTACAATTGAATGAGGTTCCTTCAGCAGCATCAGCTTAGAAGCTTAGAAGGTACAGACTGCAACTGAAGAAATAGATCAGGATGATGAAAACAGTCATATGTATTGATtgcatttaaaatgcattttaaatagcAAAATTAGCACAAATTctttctatttaaaaaaaaatccattctgTACATAATGGAATGCAATCAAGAAGTTATCCTGCAAATATATTGTTGGGGAAAAAGTTGAATGCCTTACTTTAAC comes from the Mustelus asterias chromosome 6, sMusAst1.hap1.1, whole genome shotgun sequence genome and includes:
- the LOC144495176 gene encoding DNA polymerase nu-like isoform X4 yields the protein MLDGVNCVQFQPCDMTRKNINMLHSGRETERSYIDSFDSLHQLHDCAAQSLQVVTRQVPAGSKIVEIPRKVFFSTKEGLTSEPQKNNSWWLMESTSQHFGDNMVNVVGKECPDTHASFQLDKRDPGAAACQGYPSFARQHQVLAQQNFSVNQGFPGLVKTLASLGERLSSVQDKTAGKKDNHLKRKRAVTEQSVKKLENMLTLKQPVVNTVLDDGQSHSTKGKEKSTPKPQICDLFILDSKQRSKVLEEISHASVIVLTMVYQDGSSQLTAVKDQESTSLVSGFLVLLMNQLDGPHSITRTERSAIENILHKSDTASRYFHLKLKQNPTWLQQGQSYREFTRVLLLEILNCRGCIIAFKAKDLLRAVLHYCTDSICWKQASDWEILDPRIAGWLLNPSDNASSFKALVLKHCGESSALELLESAGNTKAQQLWELFCSVELRLIPVLAVMENYRIHVNSEDLVRTSELLGVSNSFFQKMLFEARCVLD